A stretch of the Sphingosinithalassobacter tenebrarum genome encodes the following:
- the dnaN gene encoding DNA polymerase III subunit beta has translation MKATIERATLLKGLSHVQSVVERRNTIPILSNVLIEAQGSGVIRLMATDLDLQIDETISAAVDQPGATTVSAHTLFDIVRKLPEGAQVELSASEGRIQVTAGRAKFTLATLPRDDFPVIAEGELPTTFELPAETLKQIIDKTRFAISTEETRYYLNGIFLHVADESTPMLRAAATDGHRLARVTVPRPDGAESMPDVIVPRKCVGELRKLLDEVDGSVGVSLSASKIRFDLGQAILTSKLIDGTFPDYTRVIPTGNDKLLKLDPRSLMQGVDRVSTIATEKTRAVKMALERDKVVLSVTSPENGAAAEEVPGEYAAPGFEIGFNSKYLMDILGQIEGDMVEVHLADASAPTLIRETDKSPALYVLMPMRV, from the coding sequence ATGAAGGCGACGATCGAACGCGCAACGCTGCTGAAGGGGCTTTCCCACGTCCAGTCGGTGGTGGAACGGCGCAACACGATACCGATCCTTTCCAACGTTCTGATCGAGGCGCAGGGTTCGGGCGTGATTCGCCTTATGGCGACCGATCTCGACCTGCAGATCGACGAAACGATTTCGGCGGCGGTCGATCAGCCCGGCGCGACCACCGTGTCGGCGCACACGCTGTTCGACATCGTCCGCAAGCTGCCCGAAGGCGCGCAGGTAGAGCTTTCCGCGAGCGAAGGCCGCATCCAGGTGACCGCGGGCCGCGCCAAGTTCACGCTGGCGACGCTGCCGCGCGACGATTTCCCGGTGATCGCCGAAGGCGAGCTGCCAACGACGTTCGAGCTTCCCGCCGAAACGCTCAAGCAGATCATCGACAAGACGCGCTTCGCGATCTCGACCGAAGAGACGCGCTATTATCTCAACGGCATCTTCCTGCACGTCGCCGACGAATCGACGCCGATGCTGCGCGCCGCCGCGACGGACGGCCACCGCCTGGCGCGCGTCACCGTGCCGCGTCCCGACGGCGCCGAATCGATGCCCGACGTGATCGTGCCGCGCAAATGCGTCGGCGAACTGCGCAAGCTGCTCGACGAAGTCGACGGGTCGGTCGGCGTGTCGCTCTCGGCAAGCAAGATCCGCTTCGATCTCGGCCAGGCGATCCTCACCTCGAAGCTGATCGACGGAACCTTCCCCGATTACACCCGCGTCATCCCGACCGGGAACGACAAGCTGCTCAAGCTCGATCCCAGGAGCCTGATGCAGGGCGTCGACCGCGTGTCGACCATCGCCACCGAAAAGACCCGCGCGGTGAAGATGGCGCTCGAACGCGACAAGGTGGTGCTGTCGGTCACCAGCCCCGAAAACGGCGCGGCGGCCGAGGAAGTCCCCGGCGAATATGCCGCGCCCGGGTTCGAGATCGGATTCAACAGCAAATATCTGATGGACATTCTCGGCCAGATCGAAGGCGATATGGTGGAAGTGCATCTCGCCGACGCGTCCGCGCCGACGCTGATCCGCGAAACCGACAAGTCGCCCGCGCTCTATGTGCTGATGCCCATGCGCGTGTGA
- a CDS encoding outer membrane protein, which produces MRTLMIATAALAATTALATPAAAQTTDPTFTGLRGTIIGGYDGIRPGSTEDSDVDGDDQTVDGFVYGFDVGYDMNLGGAVVGVEAELTDSTGKVEANSADPNYYGYGEVGTGRDIYVGARVGTLVTPRTLVYAKGGYTNGRLNVLATDGTTELDDHFDLDGWRVGAGVEQAIGTNSYVKLEYRYSNYSDADFTFDDGTTTDTFEVDTDRHQVMAGVGFRF; this is translated from the coding sequence ATGCGTACGCTCATGATCGCCACTGCCGCGCTTGCCGCGACCACGGCTCTTGCCACGCCGGCTGCGGCCCAGACCACGGACCCGACCTTCACCGGTCTGCGCGGTACCATTATCGGCGGTTACGACGGCATCCGTCCCGGCAGCACCGAGGATTCGGATGTCGATGGCGACGACCAGACGGTCGACGGTTTCGTTTACGGATTCGATGTCGGCTATGACATGAATCTCGGCGGCGCGGTGGTCGGCGTCGAGGCCGAACTCACCGATTCAACCGGCAAGGTCGAAGCCAATTCCGCCGACCCCAACTATTACGGCTATGGCGAAGTCGGCACCGGCCGCGACATCTATGTCGGCGCGCGCGTCGGCACGCTCGTCACGCCGCGCACGCTGGTCTACGCAAAGGGCGGCTACACCAACGGCCGTCTCAATGTGCTCGCCACCGACGGCACGACCGAGCTTGACGATCACTTCGATCTCGACGGCTGGCGCGTCGGCGCGGGCGTCGAACAGGCAATCGGCACCAACAGCTATGTGAAGCTCGAATATCGCTACAGCAACTACAGCGATGCCGACTTCACCTTCGATGACGGCACCACGACCGACACGTTCGAAGTCGATACCGACCGTCATCAGGTGATGGCCGGCGTCGGTTTCCGCTTCTGA